From the genome of Sediminibacter sp. Hel_I_10:
AAAAGAACCATTACTATTGATTCTCCAGATATTATGGAAGGGACCTTAAGCGGAAACTTTAAGTTTAAGGATATTGGTAAGCTGGTAGAAAATTCTGTAGGAAGCATCTATACCAACTACGTCCCAAACGTCATTGAAACCGATCAATATCTAGAATTCGATTTCAATATCTATAACAAAATAGTGGAAGTTTTTTATCATGAGTTGGAGTTGGGTGCAAATACCAGAATCAAAGGCCGCATGGAAACTGATGAGAAACAGTTCAACCTCACCTTTAATGCGCCACAGATTAAATTGTTTGATTATTTTGCCAACGATATTTCTATTCTAATAGACAATAGCAACCCCTTGTTCAATACGTATATTGAGATCGACACGCTCTACACCAAATATTATGACGTCTCTAAATTCAGTTTAATTAACGTTACCCAACGTGATACGCTATTTATTAAATCTGAATTTCAAGGCGGGAATCGAAACACCGATAATTTTGACCTCAGTTTATTTTATACCATTGATGAAAATAATAAATCCGTGGTAGGATTTAGTAGATCTAAAGTGACCTTTAAAGGAAATACTTGGACAATCAATGAAGACAGAAACAAATTAAACAAGGTGGTCTTTGATCGAGAATTCAAAACTTTCGATATTAATGAAATGGTCATGAGCCATTTTGAAGAACAGATTGAACTCTCGGGTATTGTCAAAGAAAATAACTACAAAGACATTCGGCTTGATTTTACAGATGTCGATTTAGATAAAATAACACCTAGAGTAGATAGCCTGACGCTGAAAGGTAAGGTCAATGGCAAATTGGAAGTTTTGCAGGAAGATGGTATTTATATACCAAGTTCTAATGTAACGATTACCGATTTTAAGGCCAATAATTATGAACTTGGAGATTTAAGAGCGGCCATCGTTGGCAACCAATCCTTAACCAATTATAATGTAGATATTACCCTTAAAAATGATAATTTAAAATCTTTAGATGCCAAAGGTACTATTGATGTAGAAACCAATATCATTGATTTAGACGTTGACCTTGACGAATTTCTTTTAGACCCCTTAGATCCTTTCGGAGCTGGCGTGATTACCAATATAAGAGGTCTGGTAACAGGGAGCGCCAAAGTTACAGGAGATCTTAAAAACCCAGATATTAATGGAGAATTGCTCTTGGATAATGCTGGGCTCACCATTCCATATCTAAATGTAGATTATAGTTTTGATTTTGATAGTAAGGTAAAATTAGAATCCCAGAAATTTATTTTTCAAGATGTAGAAATTACAGACTCTGAGTACTTCTCAAATGCAACGCTTAATGGATTTATTGGACACAAAAGTTTCTCAGATTGGAAATTGGGTCTAGAAATAGAAACCAGTAGACTTTTGGTATTAAATACCACTTATGATGAAGAGCAATTATATTACGGTACCGCGTTTGTTGATGGTATCGCAACTATAAAAGGCCCCACAGATCAATTGATCATCGCTGTTGACGGGAGCACCGCAAGAGGGACGGTTTTTAAAATCCCATTAAATGATCTCGAAACTTATGGAGACAACTCTTACATCCACTTCTTGAGTCCTGAAGAAAAACTAGCCCGATTAAAAGGAGAGGTAATTAGGGATACCGAGGTCAAAGGGCTTGAGTTACAATTTGATTTAATTGTAAATCCTTATGCCGATATTGAGATTGTAATAGACAAAAATTCAGGCAGCACCATCAGAGGTTCTGGTAACGGTAACTTACTTTTTGATATCAACACGAACGGGAAATTTCAAATGTTTGGTGATTTTCAAATTGTTGAAGGAACATACAATTTTGCCTACGGCGGATTTGTTCAGAAAAAACTAACCGTTGTGCCAGGTGGCTCTATACGTTGGGAAGGCGATCCGCTAAAAGCCCAAATTGGTTTAACTGCGGTATATCGAACGCAGGCAAACCCTTCGGTGTTGCTAGATAATCCCATCAATAGAAGTATTGATGTAGAGGTAGAGGTCAATTTGGCTGGACAACTAGAACAACCCGAACCCGATTTTACATTTAATTTCCCAAATGTAAGTTCCACAGTAAAATCTGAGCTAGAATACCGTTTAGAAACCAAAGAAAGTAGAACCAATCAAGCGCTCTTCTTGCTATCTACAGGCTCCTTTGCCAGTGAAATTAGTTTAGGACAACAAGCTTATGGTACCATATCAGATCGTGTAAATGCTTTTTTTAATAGTTTCTTGACCAATGCAGACGGTAAACTTCAAGTAGGTGTTAATTACGAGGTTGGCGAACAAACTACAGATTATGAAACCGATGACCGCTTGGGGCTGACCTTGAGCACCAAGATTAGTGACCGGGTACTTATCAATGGCAAAGTAGGCGTGCCCATTGGAGGGGTCAACCAAACGGTAATTGCCGGAGATGTTCAAATTGATGTTTTACTTAATGAAGAAGGGACACTCACCGCTAAATTTTTCAATAGAGAAAATAGCATTCGTAATTTTGGTGAAGAAATTGGATATACCCAAGGTGTCGGTATATCTTATAATGTAGAGTTCGATACTTTTAAAGAATTGTTCGAGATTATTTTCTACGGAAAAAATAAAATTGATAAAGAAGAAACCCCTAAAAAGGAAGATGAAGAATCTGAAGAAGATCTCACTCCCGATTTCATAAATATCAAGTCAAAAAACGATTAATTAAGTAATTCATACTGTGTGTTTTTAAGAAAAATAAGTTTTTTTATTAACGAAAACGTTTGATATTTAATAGGCCTCCCAAATAATAGCTAATTCCATTTATATTGTTGTTTTTGTTTACTAAGTTTACTTATTGAAAGTTAAAAAACAATGTCAAAAACAATAAAAAAAATAGGAGTCATGACCTCTGGAGGTGATTCTCCAGGAATGAATGCCGCCGTTAGATCTGTAGTAAGAACTTGTGCTTATCATCGCATTGCGTGCGCTGGTATTTATCGAGGTTTTGAAGGGATGATTGAAGGAGATTTTATTGATATGGATGCCCGTAGTGTAAAGGACATCATCAATAAAGGTGGAACCATTTTAAAATCTGCACGTTCAAAAGAATTTAGAACTCCAGAAGGACGAAAAAAAGCTTACGATAAACTTACCGAAGCCGGTATTGATGCCTTAGTCACTATTGGTGGAGACGGTACCTTTACTGGAGCTATGATTTTTGGTCAGGAATATGATTTTCCCGTGATGGGAATACCAGGAACTATCGATAATGATATTTTCGGTACAACGCATACCCTTGGCTATGACACTGCGCTAAATACGGTAGTAGAAGTCATTGATAAAATTCGTGATACGGCAAGTTCACACAATCGTCTCTTCTTTATTGAAGTTATGGGCCGAGATGTTGGTCACATAGCACTTAACGTTGGTGTTGGTGCTGGTGCTGAGGAAATTTTAATTCCCGAAGAAGATTTAGGTTTAGATCGTTTGTTAGAATCATTAAGACGTAGCAAGCGCTCAGGAAAATCTTCTAGTATAGTTGTTGTAGCTGAAGGCGATAAAATTGGTAAAAATGTATTCGAGCTAAAAGATTACGTAGAGGCCAATATGACAGAGTACGAAGTGAGAGTTTCGGTTTTAGGTCATATGCAACGCGGTGGTTCGCCATCTTGTTTTGATCGTGTACTTGCCAGTAGAATGGGAGTAAGGGCTGTTGAAGAGCTTCTTAATGGCAAAACAGCTTATATGGTTGGCTTATTGAATGATAAAATGGCATTAACGCCCTTTGAGCAAGCTGTAAAAGGAAAATCAAAAATCAACATGGAATTACTTCGGGTTTCAGAAATCATGACCACTTAAAAAGTATTAGAATAGAATTAAATTAATAGTAAATAAATAAACAAATACAATGGCAAATTTAAAATTAGGAATAAACGGTTTTGGAAGAATCGGAAGAATCGTATTTAGAGCAACTGTTAACCGCCCAGATGTGGATGTCGTTGCAATTAATGATCTTTTAGATGTAGAGCACTTAGCTTACTTGTTAAAATACGACTCCGTACACGGAAATTTTGACGGAACAATAGAAGTTAAAGACGGTCATTTGGTCGTTGACGG
Proteins encoded in this window:
- a CDS encoding translocation/assembly module TamB domain-containing protein; the protein is MLLFIILVLFFSIPAVQTYLGKNATNRINNEFGTNINIGKVGLQFNGDVELKNVFIADYRKDTLININELNTSILSFRNLYNGSLTFGDIDIIDLTFNVKKYLDEDETNLDVFVAKFNSDNPKTEDNQFLLSSSDVSIYNGIFRMLDENREEEKLLEFYDLNINATNFVIFGSDVNARINTLTFKDTRGAYVKNMITDFEYTLDHMSFQNLSIKTENSNLKGALRFDYNREDFIYFEDKVNVTASFKDSEIYLNDLNTFYDEFGSDQKAEINVDFSGTLNNLNANNLEVKTSSRTRIYGDLNFKDLFNTEEGNFSMDGRFDNLSSNYYDLKALLPNILGESIPSVFSKVGNFTISGRSYITKNTIDADLRIVTSIGNIVSDMKMNRVDDIDNASYVGNVKFEDFNLGALLNNEDLGTTSLDVSVDGVGFTLKNLSSRVQGEIFEIEYNNYNYKNIEVIGRLGNNIFNGFLEAKDKNFKFKFDGLADLSKEINTLNFVANVEYANLRALNFITKDSISEFRGMVTTSMKGSNIDDAYGSLNFRNTTYVNEHDQYYFKDFKIESQFEGTKRTITIDSPDIMEGTLSGNFKFKDIGKLVENSVGSIYTNYVPNVIETDQYLEFDFNIYNKIVEVFYHELELGANTRIKGRMETDEKQFNLTFNAPQIKLFDYFANDISILIDNSNPLFNTYIEIDTLYTKYYDVSKFSLINVTQRDTLFIKSEFQGGNRNTDNFDLSLFYTIDENNKSVVGFSRSKVTFKGNTWTINEDRNKLNKVVFDREFKTFDINEMVMSHFEEQIELSGIVKENNYKDIRLDFTDVDLDKITPRVDSLTLKGKVNGKLEVLQEDGIYIPSSNVTITDFKANNYELGDLRAAIVGNQSLTNYNVDITLKNDNLKSLDAKGTIDVETNIIDLDVDLDEFLLDPLDPFGAGVITNIRGLVTGSAKVTGDLKNPDINGELLLDNAGLTIPYLNVDYSFDFDSKVKLESQKFIFQDVEITDSEYFSNATLNGFIGHKSFSDWKLGLEIETSRLLVLNTTYDEEQLYYGTAFVDGIATIKGPTDQLIIAVDGSTARGTVFKIPLNDLETYGDNSYIHFLSPEEKLARLKGEVIRDTEVKGLELQFDLIVNPYADIEIVIDKNSGSTIRGSGNGNLLFDINTNGKFQMFGDFQIVEGTYNFAYGGFVQKKLTVVPGGSIRWEGDPLKAQIGLTAVYRTQANPSVLLDNPINRSIDVEVEVNLAGQLEQPEPDFTFNFPNVSSTVKSELEYRLETKESRTNQALFLLSTGSFASEISLGQQAYGTISDRVNAFFNSFLTNADGKLQVGVNYEVGEQTTDYETDDRLGLTLSTKISDRVLINGKVGVPIGGVNQTVIAGDVQIDVLLNEEGTLTAKFFNRENSIRNFGEEIGYTQGVGISYNVEFDTFKELFEIIFYGKNKIDKEETPKKEDEESEEDLTPDFINIKSKND
- the pfkA gene encoding 6-phosphofructokinase — translated: MSKTIKKIGVMTSGGDSPGMNAAVRSVVRTCAYHRIACAGIYRGFEGMIEGDFIDMDARSVKDIINKGGTILKSARSKEFRTPEGRKKAYDKLTEAGIDALVTIGGDGTFTGAMIFGQEYDFPVMGIPGTIDNDIFGTTHTLGYDTALNTVVEVIDKIRDTASSHNRLFFIEVMGRDVGHIALNVGVGAGAEEILIPEEDLGLDRLLESLRRSKRSGKSSSIVVVAEGDKIGKNVFELKDYVEANMTEYEVRVSVLGHMQRGGSPSCFDRVLASRMGVRAVEELLNGKTAYMVGLLNDKMALTPFEQAVKGKSKINMELLRVSEIMTT